One part of the Denticeps clupeoides chromosome 16, fDenClu1.1, whole genome shotgun sequence genome encodes these proteins:
- the LOC114766350 gene encoding uncharacterized protein LOC114766350, protein MAQLLYNEVNLHKLNRAEPSRHMQPLSMHVPADVSRVYPCGDEQALFLLDLLGIHPWDSVALSPAFRGVPRHGWSKGNPWHYAVEYEDLTEPHNIFTMSVSGIVILILFVSINISLQQGLYPAQIFARSTQREGENITIKCRISGSQNVTEMLPLHMYLCKNGFGIRMEMLTNLMDTTFPIKNVKIGDTGNYTCVYSKTKHIAKNVTGTGLNSIFITVADKGQKSGLSMTLLIASGIIILLVLGVFSLRTFKRRMLHSHKDGQSQAGEAVYSECQRTEAVHTNMTDNHEAKVHFIDNSVLYSTVQAWEKRETETQSNFVYAQVRKKRCGGHHTQDTF, encoded by the exons ATGGCGCAGCTCCTGTACAATGAAGTCAACCTGCACAAATTAAACCGGGCCGAACCTTCCAGACACATGCAGCCCCTGTCAATGCATGTCCCTGCAGACGTGTCCCGCGTCTATCCCTGTGGGGACGAGCAGGCTCTCTTCCTGCTGGACCTTCTTGGTATCCACCCTTGGGACTCTGTGGCACTCAGCCCCGCCTTCAGGGGAGTGCCCCGTCATGGCTGGTCAAAGGGGAATCCTTGG CATTATGCTGTAGAATATGAGGACCTGACTGAGCCACACAACATCTTCACCATGTCAGTTTCAGGGATCGTTATCTTAATCTTGT TTGTGAGTATAAACATTTCCTTGCAGCAAG gtTTATACCCAGCGCAAATTTTTGCACGAtccacacagagagagggagagaacatTACAATAAAGTGTCGAATCAGTGGTTCACAAAATGTTACAGAGATGCTGCCATTGCACATGTACctttgcaaaaatggatttGGAATAAGAATGGAAATGTTGACAAATTTAATGGATACCACATTTcccatcaaaaatgttaaaataggAGACACAGGGAATTACACATGTGTCTACTCAAAAACCAAACACATTGCCAAAAATGTGACAGGAACCGGACTGAACTCCATCTTCATCACAGTTGCTG ATAAGGGCCAGAAGTCAGGACTGTCCATGACTTTATTAATTGCTTCTGGGATTATTATACTCTTAGTGCTGGGTGTGTTTAGCCTCAGGACTTTTAAACGAa GGATGTTGCATAGCCACAAAGATGG cCAAAGTCAGGCAGGAGAAGCTGTCTACAGTGAATGTCAGAGAACAGAGGCCGTCCACACTAACATGACAG ATAACCATGAGGCCAAAGTCCATTT CATAGACAACAGCGTGCTGTACAGCACTGTTCAGGCCTGGG aaaaaagagagaCTGAAACTCAGTCTAACTTTGTCTACGCTCAAGTTAGAAAAAAACGATGTGGAGGACATCACACACAAGACACTTTTTGA